One region of Chryseobacterium sp. C-71 genomic DNA includes:
- a CDS encoding glycoside hydrolase family 55 protein, with the protein MMITLTDPYTKEQVNYYKIPFAEIDGNIDNVLYKEILNETTGITTYYKRAYTGSVSVKWFGAVGDGITDDTNAIETAIQSLNSRTDLKFSTLDLETGVYIISRSLTMLAGINLIGQGATKKVAVGGVVQNHSTILRWNGASNKTMLYLKNVSGITISGICFDTMTSPQDTDQTDISILGITAITYINRSITRYNEISNCMFNLLEVGIHYLDDKGDNPNTIDPSADHNMDTNYIDRCEFRYCVIGVKVEQTNVYNPLISRSAFYGSETYTKHHLLILKGHADISDSFLGPLKNKNSIGGRDGIAVEVNQGYCNLYNIYAEAHNGPFFVWKSTLNNSENCICNLISCNVVTEILTNPTTQEIDFPTNYLVENRTNKTLFVSGGFYTYNFSQKKQNGVDLTDNSKGGSIVICGTDTANVSPDSLPDRIIFYGNKYGNLPVVGSLADINNAGGGKLYITGQAVQLKLAQLPSFKSLTFDWSGDTLKIHVPDYYNNTSVEFNFAQKKMKMTGWTIEQ; encoded by the coding sequence ATGATGATAACACTAACAGATCCTTATACTAAGGAGCAAGTAAATTACTACAAAATTCCTTTTGCTGAAATTGATGGTAATATTGATAATGTATTGTATAAAGAAATACTCAATGAGACCACTGGAATAACCACCTATTACAAAAGAGCTTACACCGGAAGTGTTTCTGTAAAATGGTTTGGAGCAGTAGGGGACGGAATTACTGATGATACAAACGCTATTGAAACCGCTATTCAATCTCTTAATTCGCGAACAGACCTTAAATTTTCTACTTTAGACTTGGAAACTGGTGTATATATTATTTCAAGATCATTGACTATGTTGGCAGGCATTAATTTGATAGGTCAAGGAGCGACAAAGAAAGTAGCAGTTGGTGGTGTGGTTCAAAACCATTCTACAATATTACGCTGGAATGGAGCTTCAAATAAAACTATGCTATATCTAAAAAATGTATCTGGAATTACTATATCTGGAATTTGCTTTGATACTATGACTAGCCCTCAGGATACTGATCAAACAGATATTAGTATCTTAGGAATAACAGCAATCACATATATTAATAGATCTATTACCAGATACAACGAAATTTCAAATTGTATGTTCAATTTATTAGAGGTAGGAATTCATTATTTAGATGATAAGGGTGATAATCCAAATACTATTGATCCTTCAGCTGATCATAATATGGATACTAATTATATTGATAGGTGTGAATTTCGTTATTGTGTAATTGGAGTAAAAGTAGAACAGACAAATGTTTATAATCCTTTAATTAGTAGAAGTGCTTTCTATGGATCAGAAACATATACAAAACACCATTTGTTAATATTAAAAGGTCATGCTGATATTTCTGATTCATTTTTGGGTCCGTTAAAAAATAAAAATAGTATAGGTGGTAGAGATGGTATTGCTGTAGAAGTAAATCAGGGATACTGTAATTTATATAATATTTATGCAGAGGCTCATAATGGACCATTTTTTGTTTGGAAATCAACTCTAAATAATTCTGAGAATTGTATTTGTAATTTAATTTCTTGTAATGTAGTTACAGAGATTTTGACAAATCCAACAACTCAAGAAATTGATTTTCCAACAAATTATTTGGTTGAAAATAGAACTAATAAAACGTTGTTTGTTTCAGGAGGATTTTATACCTATAATTTTTCGCAAAAAAAACAAAATGGAGTGGACCTTACTGATAATAGTAAAGGAGGGTCAATTGTCATTTGTGGCACAGATACAGCAAATGTATCTCCGGATTCATTGCCTGATAGGATAATTTTTTATGGCAATAAATATGGAAATCTTCCGGTTGTAGGATCACTTGCAGACATAAATAATGCAGGAGGTGGAAAATTATATATAACTGGTCAGGCAGTTCAGCTCAAGCTAGCACAGCTTCCAAGTTTTAAATCGTTAACATTTGATTGGTCAGGTGATACTTTAAAGATACATGTTCCGGATTATTACAATAATACTAGTGTAGAATTCAATTTTGCACAAAAAAAAATGAAAATGACTGGATGGACGATTGAGCAATAA
- a CDS encoding GDP-mannose 4,6-dehydratase: protein MKKILITGFSGFVSKHFLEYIDTLEEKIVVEGIDINEPTFNLYGFKNITCRFTQLDLLNKNEIDNLIFQFQPEYILHLASFSSVAFSWKNPVASFTNNTNIFLNLLEQIKNLNLKCRILSVGSSEEYGKVSKDAIPLNETEILNPISPYAVARVSQELLSKVYVSGYHLDIVLTRSFNHIGPGQKDLFVVPSFVKRILEIKKYNLTSVLKTGDLSIIRDFTDVRDVVRAYHLILTKGVSGEIYNVCSGNGISLEEIIKKISSNVDIDITTERDESLIRPNDNEIIIGNNSKLKKLGWAPLFNLDESICDIIKYWKDKI from the coding sequence TTGAAAAAAATTCTTATAACAGGATTTTCAGGATTTGTAAGTAAACATTTTCTAGAATATATAGATACCCTTGAAGAAAAGATTGTAGTTGAAGGAATTGATATCAATGAACCTACTTTTAATCTTTATGGTTTCAAGAATATCACTTGTCGCTTTACACAATTAGATCTTCTTAATAAAAATGAGATTGATAATCTTATTTTTCAATTTCAGCCGGAATATATATTACACCTTGCATCCTTCAGCAGCGTAGCTTTTAGTTGGAAAAACCCGGTTGCTAGTTTTACCAATAATACAAACATATTTCTAAATCTTTTAGAGCAGATAAAAAATCTAAATCTTAAATGTAGAATCTTATCAGTAGGTTCTTCAGAAGAATATGGAAAAGTTAGTAAAGATGCAATCCCGTTAAATGAAACAGAAATTTTAAATCCTATAAGCCCGTATGCTGTTGCACGGGTATCTCAAGAATTATTGAGTAAAGTGTATGTGTCTGGATATCATTTGGATATAGTTCTTACAAGATCTTTCAATCACATAGGACCCGGGCAGAAAGATCTTTTTGTAGTACCTTCATTTGTTAAAAGAATCTTAGAAATAAAAAAGTATAATCTTACTTCTGTTTTAAAAACAGGCGATTTATCAATTATAAGAGATTTTACAGACGTTCGAGATGTTGTAAGGGCTTATCATCTTATTCTTACAAAAGGGGTAAGTGGTGAAATTTATAACGTATGTAGCGGGAATGGTATCAGCCTTGAGGAAATAATCAAAAAAATTTCAAGTAATGTTGATATTGATATTACTACAGAAAGAGATGAATCTCTTATAAGACCAAATGATAATGAAATTATTATTGGGAATAATTCTAAATTAAAAAAGCTTGGTTGGGCACCATTATTTAATCTTGATGAAAGTATTTGTGATATTATAAAATATTGGAAAGATAAAATATAA
- a CDS encoding glycosyltransferase family 1 protein: protein MKIIFDNIIFSLQKSGGISTLIYEILKKYFPLSANKNIYFLDYKENENNIYRKTFEIPSDKILNQRKEPVKILRYLNPKIANLETEKFIFVSSYYRYCKNKTAINVVIVYDFTYEFFGKGLAKTVHSYQKKKAILNASYIICISENTKKDLISIIPQVNKEKIKVLHIGASPDYYAITSDYNLGEINEDLDKLKNKKIVIFVGGRAPYKNFDKAAEAFSLLDDSYHFVIVGPPLTENEENYLSALLLKTNFTVLNGISNNNLNMIYNKAWVLLYPSEYEGFGIPVVEAMNTGLPVIAYNKSSIPEVAGDAGILLNNLSPQSIKDAILKLNNNDYRNEIIEKGFEQAKKFTWDKTIENYISYFEEVSKT from the coding sequence ATGAAAATTATTTTTGATAATATAATATTTTCTTTACAAAAATCAGGCGGCATATCTACTTTGATATATGAAATTTTAAAGAAGTACTTTCCACTTTCTGCAAATAAGAATATATATTTTCTTGATTATAAAGAAAATGAAAATAATATTTATAGAAAAACATTTGAAATCCCAAGTGATAAAATCTTAAATCAAAGAAAAGAACCGGTAAAAATCCTTAGATATTTAAATCCTAAAATTGCGAATTTAGAAACTGAAAAATTTATTTTTGTCTCCTCTTATTATCGTTATTGTAAAAATAAAACTGCTATTAACGTAGTAATAGTGTATGATTTTACATATGAATTTTTTGGAAAGGGTTTAGCTAAGACTGTACATTCATATCAGAAAAAGAAAGCGATACTTAATGCATCATATATTATTTGTATTTCGGAGAACACTAAAAAGGATTTAATTTCTATAATACCACAAGTCAATAAGGAAAAAATAAAAGTTTTACATATTGGTGCCAGCCCCGACTATTATGCAATTACTTCTGATTATAATCTAGGAGAAATTAATGAGGATTTAGACAAACTAAAAAATAAGAAAATTGTTATTTTTGTTGGTGGAAGAGCTCCTTACAAAAATTTTGATAAAGCTGCAGAAGCATTTTCACTATTAGATGATAGTTATCATTTTGTGATTGTAGGACCTCCACTTACTGAAAACGAAGAGAATTATCTATCTGCTTTATTATTGAAAACAAATTTTACTGTGCTTAATGGAATAAGTAATAATAATCTTAATATGATATACAATAAAGCATGGGTTTTATTGTATCCTTCAGAATATGAAGGTTTTGGCATTCCTGTTGTCGAAGCTATGAATACTGGCCTTCCGGTAATTGCTTATAATAAATCATCTATACCAGAAGTTGCAGGTGATGCTGGGATTCTTTTGAATAATCTTTCTCCACAGAGTATTAAAGATGCAATTCTAAAGTTAAATAATAATGATTATAGAAATGAAATTATTGAAAAAGGATTTGAGCAAGCAAAAAAATTTACTTGGGATAAAACAATAGAAAATTATATTTCCTATTTTGAAGAAGTCAGTAAAACCTAA
- a CDS encoding GDP-L-fucose synthase, whose translation MKKTSKIYIAGHKGLVGSAINKKLKESGFTNIVGKTSRELDLLDATATEKFFQQEKPEYVFLAAAYVGGIMANNTYRADFIYRNLQIQQNVIYNAYKYGAKKLLFLGSTCIYPKNANQPMNENELLTHELEYTNEPYAIAKIAGLKMCESFNIQYGTNFLSVMPTNLYGPNDNFDLEKSHVLPAMIRKIFLSKSLMENNWEGIRADLEKRPVEKNDGHTSNEEIVLLLKKYGVFSGKVELWGTGEPMREFLWSEDMAEACIFIMDNVDFKDLAQNKKEIQNTHINIGTGKDLTIKNLSKIIAKTLDYKGEILFDASKPNGTMRKLVDVTKLNDLGWKHNIEIEDGIKKISDWYLEN comes from the coding sequence GTGAAAAAAACTAGCAAAATATATATTGCGGGGCACAAAGGTCTTGTGGGTTCAGCAATTAATAAGAAGCTTAAAGAGAGTGGATTTACAAATATTGTGGGCAAAACATCCAGAGAGCTAGATCTTCTGGATGCCACAGCTACAGAGAAATTCTTTCAGCAAGAAAAACCCGAGTATGTTTTTCTTGCTGCAGCGTACGTAGGAGGAATAATGGCTAATAATACTTACAGAGCAGATTTTATTTACAGAAATCTCCAGATACAGCAAAATGTTATCTACAATGCTTATAAGTACGGAGCGAAAAAATTACTGTTCTTAGGGAGTACTTGTATTTACCCTAAGAATGCCAATCAGCCTATGAATGAGAATGAGCTGTTGACACATGAGCTTGAATACACTAATGAGCCCTATGCTATTGCAAAAATTGCAGGACTGAAAATGTGTGAAAGTTTTAATATTCAGTATGGCACTAATTTTCTTTCGGTTATGCCAACCAACTTGTATGGTCCAAATGATAACTTTGATCTTGAAAAAAGCCATGTACTTCCAGCAATGATCCGTAAGATTTTTCTCTCAAAATCTTTAATGGAAAATAATTGGGAGGGAATACGGGCTGATCTTGAAAAAAGACCGGTAGAAAAAAATGATGGTCACACTTCCAATGAAGAAATTGTTTTGCTCCTAAAAAAATATGGTGTTTTTAGCGGTAAAGTAGAGCTTTGGGGTACGGGGGAACCAATGAGAGAATTTCTCTGGAGTGAAGATATGGCTGAGGCTTGTATTTTTATAATGGATAATGTAGATTTTAAAGATTTAGCTCAAAATAAAAAAGAGATACAAAACACGCATATTAATATTGGTACCGGAAAAGATCTTACAATAAAAAACCTTTCTAAAATCATTGCAAAAACCTTAGATTATAAGGGCGAAATTCTTTTTGATGCTTCAAAGCCAAATGGCACTATGAGAAAGCTAGTTGATGTTACAAAACTCAATGATTTAGGTTGGAAGCATAACATCGAAATTGAAGATGGGATCAAAAAAATTTCTGATTGGTACCTTGAGAATTAA
- the gmd gene encoding GDP-mannose 4,6-dehydratase: protein MSKIALITGITGQDGSFLAELLLEKGYEVHGIIRRASSFNTDRIEHLYLDEWVRDMHTKRLVNLHYGDMTDSSSLIRIIQMVKPDEIYNLAAQSHVKVSFDVPEYTAETDAVGTLRLLEAVRILEMDKKVRIYQASTSELYGLVQEVPQSETTPFYPRSPYGVAKMYGFWITKNYRESYGMYAVNGILFNHESERRGETFVTRKITLAVARIVQGYQNKLYMGNLDALRDWGYAKDYVECMWLMLQHDTPEDFVIATGEMHTVREFCTKAFKIAGVDIVWEGEGVDEKGLDAVSGKVLIEVDPKYFRPAEVEQLLGNPTKAKTLLGWNPTRTSFDELVKIMVESDMKLIKKTHS, encoded by the coding sequence ATGAGTAAAATAGCCTTAATTACAGGTATTACAGGACAAGATGGGTCTTTTTTAGCAGAATTATTGCTTGAAAAAGGGTATGAGGTTCATGGTATTATTAGGAGAGCTTCATCATTTAATACAGATCGTATTGAACATCTATATTTGGATGAGTGGGTAAGAGATATGCATACAAAAAGACTTGTAAATCTTCATTATGGAGATATGACAGACTCCAGCTCGCTTATAAGGATTATTCAGATGGTCAAACCTGACGAAATTTATAATCTTGCTGCGCAAAGTCATGTGAAGGTTAGTTTTGATGTTCCGGAATATACTGCTGAAACAGATGCAGTAGGTACATTAAGACTTCTTGAAGCAGTGCGTATATTAGAGATGGATAAGAAAGTGAGAATTTATCAGGCATCAACATCCGAATTATATGGTTTGGTACAAGAAGTACCACAAAGTGAAACCACTCCGTTCTATCCAAGAAGCCCTTATGGCGTTGCAAAAATGTATGGGTTTTGGATCACTAAGAATTATCGCGAATCTTATGGAATGTATGCTGTAAATGGTATTCTTTTCAATCATGAAAGCGAAAGACGAGGAGAAACTTTTGTTACCCGAAAAATTACACTTGCTGTTGCGAGAATAGTTCAGGGGTATCAGAATAAACTGTACATGGGTAATCTTGATGCACTTAGAGATTGGGGATATGCAAAAGATTATGTAGAATGTATGTGGCTGATGCTTCAGCATGATACACCGGAAGACTTTGTAATTGCTACCGGAGAGATGCATACTGTAAGAGAATTTTGTACTAAAGCTTTTAAAATTGCTGGAGTGGATATTGTGTGGGAAGGAGAAGGTGTGGATGAAAAAGGACTTGATGCTGTTTCAGGAAAGGTATTAATAGAAGTGGATCCAAAATATTTCCGCCCGGCAGAGGTAGAGCAGTTATTAGGAAATCCTACTAAAGCGAAAACATTGCTGGGTTGGAACCCTACAAGAACAAGCTTCGATGAATTGGTGAAAATAATGGTGGAGAGTGATATGAAATTGATAAAAAAAACACATTCATAA